A region from the Gigantopelta aegis isolate Gae_Host unplaced genomic scaffold, Gae_host_genome ctg3280_pilon_pilon:::debris, whole genome shotgun sequence genome encodes:
- the LOC121392027 gene encoding caspase-2-like produces the protein MNNEMKNTEEKENEDVQSRDDNVNEYDQEDSKKLHLRPLASTSQQCSQRQPSKDAENSASKSATPSRGRSRGRGRSRSRGRGRGRSRSRGGMKQQHEDIIQTNWTYLLKEIDAKDLKDHMFEKNILDQDDLDEIRSEKTRKKRTETFMNKLLRAGPDAYDVFIAALEKAGYNQAVEKLKKGFV, from the exons ATGAACAA TGAGATGAAAAACACCGAGGAGAAGGAAAACGAAGACGTTCAGTCACGTGATGATAACGTCAATGAATATGATCAAGAAGATTCGAAAAAATTACATCTTCGCCCCCTTGCTAGCACGAGCCAGCAGTGTTCACAACGACAACCCAGCAAAG ATGCAGAAAATAGTGCATCTAAAAGTGCTACCCCTAGCAGAGGCAGAAGCAGAGGCAGAGGCAGAAGCAGAAGCAGAGGCAGAGGCAGAGGCAGAAGCAGAAGCAGAGGCGGAATGAAACAGCAACACGAAGACATCATACAGACCAACTGGACATATCTCTTAAAGGAGATTGACGCTAAAGATCTAAAAgaccatatgtttgaaaaaaacataCTCGATCAAGATGACCTGGATGAAATTCGAAGTGAAAAAACAAGGAAGAAAAGAACTGAAACATTTATGAATAAACTATTGAGGGCAGGTCCGGATGCATATGATGTGTTTATTGCAGCGCTTGAGAAGGCAGGCTACAACCAAGCTGTGGAAAAACTAAAAAAAG GTTTTGTTTGA